From Desulfatitalea tepidiphila, the proteins below share one genomic window:
- a CDS encoding heavy metal translocating P-type ATPase: MSQQSISLPLTGMSCANCAANIERGLNKLAGVQSASVNFASEKAEVAFDPSQLKLEEIVAQVKKSGFDVPAAHVDLPITGMTCANCAANVERTLNKKVNGVIGAAVNFASERASIDYLPGAVTIEEIVAAVEKAGYGAIAPEEGMAGEDAEQAARSAEIRDQTRKFIAGVVFALPLFVLSMSRDFGLLGAWSHAAWVNWLFWALATPVQFYTGWDYYVGGFKSLRNRSANMDVLVALGSSVAYIYSVGVLLAPALGHHVYFETSAVIITLIKLGKLLEARTKGKTGSAIRKLIGLQPKTAFIIEDGQELEVPLTRVQRDAIVVVRPGERIPVDGAVIEGASAVDESMLSGEPIPVDKREGDNVAAGTINGQGLLKFKATRVGRETALAQIIRLVQEAQGSKAPIQALADRVAAVFVPGVILIALVTFAIWWSVTGDFVASMIRLVAVLVIACPCALGLATPTAIMAGTGKGAENGVLFKKAEALESATRLDAVVLDKTGTITEGKPAVVDVVHLDGVLNTSDEVLKWAASAELGSEHPLGKAIVKAAREQRIDLQDPRNFEAQGGYGVTADVDGRRVRVGKPKWFDGSVEGYDASREAVARRQAQGHTVMVLAVDERVAGLIAVADTLKADSKEAIAALHRQKMKVVMLTGDNAETARAIAEQVGIDEVFSEVRPEEKSAKVKEIQSQGYKVGMVGDGINDAPALAQAEVGMAIGTGTDVAIETADVILSSGRLSGIPRAIAISRSTMATVRQNLILAFIYNVILIPVAAGVLAPLSDLPVFLRQLHPILAALAMAMSSISVVSNSLRLYRAKIQ, translated from the coding sequence ATGTCCCAGCAGTCCATATCGCTCCCCCTCACCGGCATGTCGTGCGCCAATTGTGCGGCCAATATCGAACGTGGTCTGAACAAGCTGGCCGGCGTCCAATCCGCCAGTGTCAATTTTGCCAGTGAAAAGGCGGAGGTCGCCTTTGATCCATCGCAGTTGAAACTCGAAGAGATCGTGGCCCAGGTGAAAAAGAGCGGGTTCGATGTGCCGGCCGCCCACGTGGACCTTCCGATCACCGGCATGACGTGCGCGAATTGTGCGGCCAATGTCGAACGGACCTTGAACAAGAAGGTGAACGGCGTCATCGGTGCGGCGGTCAATTTCGCGTCAGAACGCGCCTCCATCGATTATCTGCCCGGCGCCGTGACCATCGAGGAGATCGTGGCGGCCGTTGAAAAGGCGGGCTACGGAGCCATCGCGCCTGAGGAGGGGATGGCCGGCGAGGATGCCGAACAGGCGGCGCGCAGCGCCGAGATTCGTGACCAGACCCGCAAGTTCATCGCCGGCGTCGTTTTTGCGCTGCCCCTTTTTGTGTTGAGCATGTCGCGCGATTTCGGCCTCCTGGGCGCCTGGAGCCACGCGGCCTGGGTCAACTGGCTCTTCTGGGCGTTGGCCACGCCGGTGCAATTCTACACCGGTTGGGACTATTACGTCGGCGGATTCAAAAGCCTGCGCAACCGCAGCGCCAACATGGACGTGCTCGTGGCGCTGGGGTCCTCGGTGGCCTATATCTACTCGGTGGGCGTGCTGCTGGCGCCGGCCCTGGGCCATCATGTCTATTTCGAGACCTCGGCCGTGATCATCACCCTGATCAAGCTGGGTAAATTGCTCGAGGCGCGCACCAAGGGCAAGACCGGCAGCGCCATTCGCAAGCTGATCGGACTGCAACCCAAGACCGCTTTTATCATCGAGGATGGCCAGGAACTCGAAGTGCCCCTTACCCGAGTGCAGCGCGACGCCATCGTGGTGGTGCGTCCCGGAGAGCGGATTCCGGTGGATGGGGCGGTCATCGAGGGGGCTTCGGCCGTGGACGAGTCGATGCTCAGCGGCGAACCGATCCCGGTGGACAAGCGAGAAGGGGACAACGTGGCCGCCGGCACCATCAACGGCCAGGGGTTGCTCAAATTCAAAGCCACCCGCGTGGGCCGGGAGACGGCCCTGGCCCAGATCATCCGCCTGGTGCAGGAGGCTCAGGGCAGCAAGGCGCCCATACAGGCACTGGCCGACCGTGTGGCCGCCGTCTTCGTGCCGGGCGTGATCCTCATCGCGCTGGTCACCTTTGCCATATGGTGGTCGGTGACCGGCGACTTTGTCGCTTCCATGATCCGGCTGGTGGCGGTCCTGGTGATCGCCTGCCCGTGCGCCCTGGGGTTGGCCACGCCCACTGCCATCATGGCCGGCACCGGCAAGGGGGCGGAGAACGGGGTGCTGTTCAAAAAGGCCGAAGCCCTGGAGAGCGCCACCCGGCTCGACGCAGTGGTGTTGGATAAAACCGGCACCATCACCGAGGGCAAGCCAGCGGTGGTGGATGTGGTCCATCTCGACGGCGTGCTGAATACTTCCGACGAGGTGCTCAAATGGGCCGCATCGGCCGAGTTGGGGTCCGAGCATCCCCTGGGGAAGGCGATCGTGAAGGCGGCCAGAGAGCAGCGGATCGATTTGCAGGACCCCAGGAATTTCGAGGCCCAGGGCGGATACGGCGTCACGGCGGATGTGGACGGACGCCGGGTGCGGGTGGGCAAACCCAAGTGGTTCGACGGTTCGGTCGAGGGATATGATGCGTCCCGGGAGGCCGTCGCCCGACGGCAGGCCCAGGGTCATACGGTGATGGTGCTCGCCGTGGATGAACGCGTGGCCGGTCTCATCGCCGTGGCCGACACCCTCAAGGCCGATTCCAAAGAGGCCATCGCGGCCCTGCATCGCCAGAAGATGAAGGTGGTCATGCTCACCGGCGACAACGCCGAAACCGCCCGGGCCATTGCGGAGCAGGTGGGCATCGACGAGGTCTTTTCCGAAGTGCGGCCGGAAGAAAAATCCGCCAAGGTCAAGGAGATTCAATCCCAGGGTTACAAGGTCGGCATGGTGGGCGACGGCATCAACGATGCCCCGGCCCTGGCCCAGGCCGAGGTGGGCATGGCCATCGGTACGGGTACGGACGTGGCCATCGAGACGGCCGATGTGATTTTGTCCAGCGGACGTTTGAGCGGCATCCCGCGGGCCATCGCCATCAGCCGCAGCACCATGGCCACGGTTCGCCAGAACCTCATCCTGGCCTTTATCTACAATGTCATCCTGATTCCGGTGGCGGCCGGCGTCCTGGCGCCGCTATCGGACCTGCCCGTGTTCCTGCGCCAGCTGCATCCGATTCTGGCGGCGCTGGCCATGGCTATGAGCAGCATTTCGGTGGTGTCCAACAGCCTGCGTCTCTATCGCGCCAAAATCCAATAA
- a CDS encoding TetR/AcrR family transcriptional regulator: MKHKGHTNPPGRQKIIEALTQLMRTRDFHSVTTAEIAQRAGVTEGLIYKYFSSKKDLLYQVLDDLFARFNEVILERITGTPSAIQQLDIIIASSIEYYAANRVFARILLLEVRNSQDYFTSEAYERVKTYARRIRDIIDQGIAKGEIKSDIDPQILRNVILGAIEHACLGEIIFSRKLDAQVVTQSISTILFNGAKA; encoded by the coding sequence ATGAAACATAAAGGCCACACCAATCCACCAGGCCGCCAGAAGATCATCGAAGCCCTGACCCAACTCATGCGGACCCGGGATTTTCATTCGGTGACCACGGCGGAGATCGCCCAACGGGCGGGTGTCACCGAGGGGTTGATCTACAAGTATTTCAGCAGCAAGAAAGACCTGCTGTACCAGGTGCTCGACGATCTCTTCGCCCGGTTCAACGAGGTCATCCTGGAGCGCATCACCGGCACGCCGTCCGCCATCCAGCAGCTGGACATCATCATCGCCTCGAGCATCGAATATTACGCCGCCAACCGCGTCTTTGCCCGGATTCTGCTGCTGGAGGTGAGGAACTCGCAGGACTATTTCACCTCCGAAGCTTATGAGCGGGTCAAGACCTATGCCCGCCGTATTCGGGACATCATCGACCAGGGCATCGCCAAAGGTGAAATCAAATCCGACATCGATCCGCAAATCTTAAGAAACGTCATCCTGGGGGCCATCGAACACGCCTGTCTGGGGGAGATCATTTTTTCCAGGAAGCTCGATGCACAGGTGGTCACCCAAAGCATTTCAACGATCCTATTCAACGGGGCCAAAGCATGA
- the rsmG gene encoding 16S rRNA (guanine(527)-N(7))-methyltransferase RsmG has protein sequence MKKDHGTTSPPNKQNRREPIRSRPMHRGKTEPGPQALAAIFESCGIALTQRQIDQLWLYHTLLRRHNTELNLTRIHNFANMVLKLYVDSVLPAQLTRLPSPLMDLGTGPGMPGIPLKILHPELTLRLAEGRGKRVAFLHEVLASLELEGLDIIERAITPTFDEPVNGVITRAVETMDQTLMRIDNCLSEKGRVIFMKGPGCDPEIAEALQRFDRRYTLIEDRAYRIGDTRHERRLVVFERLDAPPRAIAATAARRHPVQIVTSEQNSRFKGLKKLLTGRGVKKAGQALLAGARPVAEMITAFPERCLAWISNGSQNPPNENTPATMHWLQLAEPLFQTLDIFGTHAPLLLIEVADMTPWSPEEEFPEGCSLLVPFQDPENIGAIIRSAAAFDVNQVILLAESAHPYHPKALRAAGGVTPKVRLRQGPSLKNLPEHLPIVALSAEGRSIDTASLPKRFGLLAGLEGEGLPARWRERSLCIPISKKVESLNAATATAIALYEWRRRQSVT, from the coding sequence ATGAAAAAAGATCATGGCACGACATCTCCTCCCAACAAACAGAACCGGCGCGAGCCGATCCGGTCCCGGCCGATGCACCGGGGAAAAACCGAACCCGGCCCCCAGGCCCTGGCCGCCATCTTCGAGTCCTGCGGCATCGCCCTGACCCAGCGGCAGATCGACCAGCTCTGGCTCTACCACACCCTGCTGCGCCGCCACAACACCGAGCTGAACCTGACCCGTATCCACAACTTCGCCAACATGGTGCTCAAGCTCTACGTGGATTCGGTCCTGCCCGCCCAGCTGACCCGGCTGCCGTCTCCCCTCATGGACCTGGGCACCGGCCCGGGCATGCCCGGTATCCCGCTTAAAATTCTCCACCCGGAGCTGACCCTCCGCCTGGCCGAGGGGCGCGGCAAACGGGTCGCCTTCCTGCACGAAGTCCTTGCCAGTCTGGAGCTGGAGGGCCTCGATATCATCGAAAGGGCCATCACGCCGACCTTCGATGAACCGGTCAACGGCGTCATCACCCGCGCCGTGGAGACCATGGACCAGACCCTGATGCGTATCGACAACTGTCTGTCCGAAAAGGGCCGCGTCATCTTCATGAAGGGGCCGGGCTGCGACCCGGAGATCGCCGAAGCGCTTCAACGCTTCGACCGCCGCTACACCTTGATCGAAGACCGCGCCTACCGAATCGGCGATACCCGCCACGAACGCCGTCTGGTGGTCTTCGAACGGCTCGATGCACCGCCCAGGGCCATTGCTGCGACGGCCGCCCGGAGACATCCCGTGCAGATCGTCACCAGCGAGCAGAACAGCCGCTTCAAAGGCCTGAAGAAACTCCTGACCGGCCGCGGGGTCAAAAAGGCCGGCCAGGCCCTTCTGGCCGGTGCCCGTCCGGTCGCGGAGATGATCACCGCTTTTCCCGAACGATGCCTGGCGTGGATCAGCAATGGCAGCCAGAATCCGCCGAATGAAAACACCCCCGCAACCATGCACTGGTTGCAACTGGCCGAACCCCTGTTCCAGACGCTGGATATTTTCGGGACGCACGCCCCCCTGCTGCTGATCGAGGTTGCGGACATGACGCCCTGGTCGCCGGAAGAAGAATTTCCCGAGGGTTGTTCGTTGCTCGTGCCCTTTCAGGATCCTGAAAACATCGGCGCGATCATCCGTTCGGCCGCGGCCTTCGACGTCAATCAAGTCATCCTGCTCGCCGAGAGCGCACACCCTTACCACCCCAAGGCGCTGCGGGCGGCCGGCGGTGTGACCCCAAAAGTCCGGCTGCGCCAGGGCCCTTCCCTGAAGAATCTTCCCGAACACCTGCCGATCGTCGCCCTCTCTGCCGAGGGGCGAAGCATCGATACGGCCAGTCTTCCAAAACGATTCGGTTTGCTGGCCGGCCTGGAGGGCGAGGGGTTACCGGCCCGATGGCGGGAACGGTCGCTGTGCATTCCCATCTCGAAGAAGGTCGAATCGCTCAATGCGGCTACGGCCACCGCCATCGCCCTCTATGAGTGGCGCAGGCGGCAATCCGTTACTTAG
- a CDS encoding YHS domain-containing protein, with protein MRNATRYIDPVCGMEVDPSTAAATTCYNGIELYFCAESCRRRFEAAPQDFVVSERKGFWRRYLERLHKATGGKPPTCGH; from the coding sequence ATGAGAAATGCAACGCGTTATATAGACCCGGTTTGCGGCATGGAGGTGGATCCATCCACAGCCGCCGCAACAACTTGCTACAACGGCATCGAGCTCTATTTCTGTGCCGAAAGCTGCCGCCGCCGATTCGAAGCGGCCCCTCAGGATTTTGTGGTGAGCGAACGCAAGGGGTTCTGGCGCCGCTATCTGGAGCGGCTCCATAAGGCCACCGGAGGCAAACCGCCCACGTGCGGCCATTGA
- a CDS encoding SHOCT domain-containing protein, giving the protein MKRISAFLFSIGLSAGLIALGIWFLASRHGLYRFSRGDWMPHDMMTGGPMGFVMILFWIVVIAALVLLISSVLTVRRTTADTLPDAPDALEILKRRYAKGEIDRAEYEAMRRELTR; this is encoded by the coding sequence ATGAAACGAATTTCCGCTTTCCTGTTCAGCATCGGGTTGTCTGCGGGGTTGATCGCTCTGGGTATCTGGTTTTTGGCCAGCCGGCACGGTCTGTACCGATTCAGCCGCGGTGATTGGATGCCGCACGACATGATGACGGGCGGCCCTATGGGGTTTGTCATGATTCTCTTTTGGATTGTTGTGATAGCGGCCCTGGTGCTGCTGATTTCGAGCGTCTTGACCGTCCGGCGGACGACTGCCGATACGCTTCCCGATGCGCCGGACGCATTGGAAATACTCAAGCGCCGCTATGCAAAGGGCGAGATCGACCGGGCTGAATACGAGGCCATGCGGCGCGAACTGACCCGTTGA
- a CDS encoding sulfite exporter TauE/SafE family protein → MTDMATYLIIIFSAMVHGLLGLGFPMLATPLLALISDVRAAIVLLLFPTLAINLVNVIHGGHWRESIGRFWPLAIFGAIGSLLGTQLLILTDPAPYKLLLAAMIIVYLNIHRFGIRLDWVRRHPVYASALFGLIGGLLAGTVNVMVPALIIFALEMNLTPLITVQVFNFCFFFGKLSQGAVLASHGYLDAAYVITVLPIVGVALLALGAGMYFRNRIDIERYRRWLRRVLAAITLLLILQYIGIV, encoded by the coding sequence ATGACTGACATGGCAACCTATTTGATTATCATTTTTTCGGCGATGGTGCACGGCCTGCTGGGTTTGGGCTTTCCTATGCTGGCGACACCGCTTCTGGCGCTGATCAGCGATGTCCGCGCCGCCATCGTCCTGCTGCTGTTTCCTACCCTGGCCATCAATTTGGTCAATGTGATTCATGGCGGGCACTGGCGCGAAAGTATCGGGCGCTTCTGGCCCTTGGCGATTTTTGGGGCCATTGGAAGCCTTCTGGGGACCCAATTGCTCATCCTCACCGATCCGGCACCGTATAAGCTGCTCCTGGCGGCGATGATCATCGTCTATTTGAACATCCATCGTTTCGGCATCCGACTGGATTGGGTCCGGCGCCATCCGGTTTATGCCAGCGCTCTCTTCGGACTGATAGGTGGGCTGCTGGCCGGAACGGTGAATGTCATGGTGCCGGCACTGATCATCTTTGCCCTGGAAATGAACCTCACCCCGCTCATCACCGTCCAGGTTTTTAATTTTTGTTTCTTTTTCGGTAAGTTGAGCCAGGGTGCCGTCCTGGCAAGCCACGGCTACCTGGATGCCGCATATGTGATCACGGTGCTCCCGATTGTCGGCGTCGCCTTGCTGGCCCTGGGGGCGGGAATGTATTTTCGGAATCGCATCGATATAGAGCGCTATCGGCGCTGGCTGAGGCGCGTTCTGGCGGCGATCACCCTTCTGTTGATCCTGCAATACATTGGGATTGTATAG
- a CDS encoding DUF1499 domain-containing protein, with protein sequence MNKVVVIRCTLGCILPLLVCCTVNPPKLIPGPLAGCPGSPNCVSSMDPREKHAVEPFRYAGDWTAARDRLVRLLAEMTRTRVVTVQEKYIHAECRSRIFRFVDDLEFFFVPEAGVIHVRSAARTGYSDFGVNRKRVEEIRRLWAGTK encoded by the coding sequence ATGAACAAAGTTGTTGTTATCCGCTGCACCTTGGGCTGCATTTTACCGCTGCTGGTGTGCTGTACCGTCAACCCGCCCAAATTGATCCCAGGCCCGCTCGCTGGATGCCCCGGCTCTCCCAATTGCGTCTCCTCCATGGACCCGCGCGAAAAGCACGCCGTGGAACCTTTCCGATATGCGGGCGACTGGACGGCGGCCCGTGATCGTCTGGTCAGACTGCTGGCGGAGATGACTCGCACCCGCGTCGTCACCGTTCAGGAGAAGTATATTCACGCCGAGTGCCGCTCACGAATCTTCCGTTTCGTCGATGACTTGGAGTTTTTCTTCGTCCCGGAGGCCGGGGTGATTCATGTCCGTTCGGCGGCACGAACCGGATATTCGGATTTTGGCGTGAACCGCAAGCGGGTCGAAGAGATTCGACGGCTGTGGGCGGGCACTAAGTAG
- a CDS encoding autotransporter domain-containing protein yields the protein MSLHPLKKCGLCLSAILFLLSLFCDSGIAATMNFPGGQTVDLTSAQFNRLKRQPGIFYVEYPSHTLIPAKTTERVVVEVPEALGGGFLIAFSEDYQKGLAVIAAIPVDGLQPAQASLDPNAKPEGDRAVRTEFALDGAYRVDRLKWNIAGDNSGNNPNILSELTWEDLRIFQLRLSNTTLVKERIYLRGYASYGWIQSGDNRDSDYLADNRTLEWSRSDNATDDDDVLDGSLGLGYRFAMANERIVLIPLIGYSYHEQNLRITDGYQTIPPTGSFAGLDSTYQTRWHGPWLGVDFKAQTPPTDAFIQRWIFFTTLELHYADYYAEANWNLRTDFAHPKSFEHDADGYGVLFKIGTQLIFTKHWALNIAYDYAYWKVEEGTDRVFFADGTRATTRLNEVVWRSHVFSLGVAYQF from the coding sequence ATGAGCCTGCACCCGCTAAAAAAATGCGGCCTTTGCCTGTCGGCCATTCTCTTTTTGCTCTCACTGTTTTGCGATTCGGGGATAGCCGCCACGATGAACTTTCCCGGCGGACAGACCGTGGACCTTACCAGCGCACAGTTCAATCGGCTCAAACGGCAGCCGGGCATTTTTTACGTGGAATACCCATCCCACACCCTCATCCCCGCCAAAACCACGGAACGGGTTGTGGTGGAGGTCCCTGAAGCACTGGGAGGCGGTTTCCTGATCGCCTTCTCCGAGGATTACCAAAAAGGATTGGCGGTTATTGCAGCCATCCCGGTCGACGGCCTTCAGCCTGCCCAAGCAAGCTTGGACCCGAACGCCAAGCCGGAAGGCGACCGCGCCGTCCGGACGGAATTCGCCTTGGACGGCGCCTACCGGGTCGACCGCTTGAAATGGAACATCGCCGGCGACAACTCCGGCAACAACCCCAATATCCTGTCGGAACTGACTTGGGAGGATCTGCGCATCTTCCAGCTTCGGTTGAGCAACACGACCCTGGTCAAGGAACGGATCTACCTGCGGGGATATGCATCCTACGGCTGGATCCAGTCCGGCGACAACCGGGACTCGGACTATCTCGCCGACAACCGCACGCTGGAGTGGTCGCGGTCGGACAATGCCACCGACGATGACGATGTGCTCGACGGTTCGCTGGGCCTCGGCTACCGATTCGCGATGGCAAACGAACGTATCGTATTGATTCCCCTGATCGGCTACTCCTACCACGAACAGAACCTGCGAATCACCGACGGCTACCAGACCATCCCGCCGACCGGCAGTTTTGCCGGGTTGGACAGCACCTACCAGACCCGATGGCACGGTCCCTGGCTGGGTGTCGATTTCAAGGCCCAGACCCCGCCCACGGATGCCTTTATCCAGCGCTGGATCTTTTTCACGACCCTGGAACTGCACTATGCCGATTACTACGCCGAGGCAAATTGGAACCTGCGCACCGACTTCGCCCATCCCAAAAGTTTCGAACACGATGCGGATGGATACGGGGTGCTGTTCAAGATCGGCACCCAGCTTATCTTCACGAAACACTGGGCCCTGAATATCGCCTATGACTATGCTTACTGGAAGGTGGAAGAAGGCACCGACCGTGTCTTTTTCGCAGACGGGACCCGCGCGACCACGCGGTTGAACGAGGTGGTCTGGCGGTCTCACGTCTTCTCTCTGGGCGTCGCCTATCAATTTTGA
- a CDS encoding RluA family pseudouridine synthase — MIFFHPRWPVFYEDNHLLVPYKPAGVIMQRDIPGRPTMDELAKAWLKTRYGKPGRVFAGIVHRLDAPVAGVVVLARTSKAAARLSAQFRQGNVEKRYLAVVEGQPSRESDHLVHHLTRRGRSSAVASDAAADTQTAGLSYRLLATQGDTSLLSVRLETGRRHQIRLQLADIGCPILGDRRYGARHTLPHGCIALLAHRLCFSHPTRQEEMCFETPMPEGWPWPANEAPAAPPLWTIEAYLADGLVLPGEIRQVDRN; from the coding sequence ATGATCTTTTTTCATCCGCGCTGGCCCGTCTTTTATGAGGACAATCACCTGCTGGTGCCTTATAAACCAGCCGGTGTGATTATGCAACGCGACATACCCGGCCGGCCCACGATGGATGAACTGGCCAAGGCATGGCTCAAGACGCGTTATGGAAAGCCTGGGCGGGTCTTTGCCGGGATCGTGCACCGACTCGACGCGCCGGTGGCCGGGGTGGTGGTGCTGGCACGTACCTCCAAGGCGGCCGCCCGGCTCAGCGCCCAGTTTCGCCAAGGAAATGTCGAGAAGCGCTATCTGGCCGTGGTCGAGGGCCAGCCGTCTCGGGAAAGCGACCACTTGGTGCATCACCTGACGCGCCGGGGGCGGTCCAGCGCCGTCGCTTCGGACGCGGCGGCGGACACTCAGACGGCCGGGCTATCCTATCGACTTCTCGCCACCCAGGGCGATACGAGCCTGCTCTCCGTTCGTCTGGAGACCGGCCGCCGGCATCAGATTCGCCTTCAACTGGCCGACATCGGCTGCCCCATCCTCGGCGACCGCCGTTACGGCGCCAGGCATACCCTGCCCCATGGGTGTATCGCCCTGCTGGCCCACCGCCTCTGTTTTTCTCACCCGACCCGCCAAGAGGAGATGTGCTTCGAGACACCCATGCCCGAAGGCTGGCCCTGGCCGGCAAACGAAGCACCGGCAGCGCCGCCACTATGGACCATCGAAGCCTATCTGGCGGACGGCCTGGTGCTGCCCGGGGAGATTCGGCAAGTCGATCGAAATTGA
- a CDS encoding Spy/CpxP family protein refolding chaperone, translating into MRTKLTQKTLIISAVLLFAGAAIVFAQGGYGRGGYGGHMMDWGPGYGGHMMGYGHGWGPGHGKGMGYGPGYGSYGRGYGADLTEEQRAKVDQAREKFFEQTEKLRDQIEDKRYDLGTEMRKDNPDTDKVTTLRKELSQLESEFDQQAVLHQLEMRKLLPEDARRGFGRGYGGGYCWR; encoded by the coding sequence ATGAGAACCAAACTCACCCAAAAGACTTTGATCATCAGCGCAGTCCTGTTGTTCGCGGGCGCGGCGATCGTTTTTGCCCAGGGCGGTTACGGCAGAGGCGGTTACGGCGGCCATATGATGGATTGGGGACCGGGCTATGGCGGTCACATGATGGGATATGGCCACGGATGGGGTCCCGGACACGGTAAAGGGATGGGGTATGGTCCCGGCTACGGATCCTACGGGCGCGGTTACGGCGCCGACCTCACCGAAGAGCAGCGGGCCAAGGTCGACCAAGCCAGGGAAAAGTTTTTCGAGCAAACCGAGAAGCTCAGGGACCAGATCGAGGACAAGCGCTACGATTTGGGGACCGAGATGAGAAAGGACAACCCGGACACCGACAAGGTGACCACGTTGCGTAAGGAGCTGTCGCAGCTGGAAAGTGAATTCGATCAACAGGCCGTTCTTCACCAACTTGAAATGCGGAAACTGTTGCCCGAAGATGCGCGGCGCGGCTTTGGCCGGGGCTATGGGGGCGGTTACTGCTGGCGATAG